CTTGCGATCGGGGAGGGTGACGGTAGGGAGGCGGTGGGTACGGGCATTCTGGAGGTACTCGGTGTGCTTGATGTGGTGGTTTTTGACGAAGAAAAGTAGGGTTTCGAGGGTGTAGAGGTTGCCCTGCTTCGATCGGTAGGCCGTCTCGGCGGAGGAGGGGAAGATGTAATCGGAACCGAACCGGAACTCGTCGCCGACTCGGACGATTTTGTCGAGTTCTCCTCGGACGGTGAAATCGCGAAGCGCAGACAAAGGGTCCATCACAGATTCACAGTAGAGTAGAAACGTTGACTGCAGCACAAACTCAAGAAGCTTGCATTCGCCTCCAGGTACTTCTTTTCACATACGGATGATTTGCAGTGTTTTTGGGGGTAAAAAATGTATCAATGTTGTTATGTTATATGTATCATCATTGTGGTTTGAGTATTCTTTCATTATTAACCAACTTCATTCATATATATCGTCTTATATTTATCCTAACTTTATATGAGTATCACACTAATTTGTCTTTCTTTAATTAAAAAAGCTATATAATACCTTAAGATGCCTCCTAAGGTATCATCACATTTTGAGTATTAATAAATCATATAGCAATTAACTCAACTATAGAAAACATGACTTTAGGGCTACATAAAGGCTGACTAATGCCAAATGTCAATTTGCACAAGATAAGGTTGATTGAGTTGTTGGCCAAAACATGTACATGTTTAGGTTAGGGGTAAAACTCAAACTTATAGTTTAGATTAATTATGATGACATTATATAAATTTCAATCGATTTTGATAAAGAGTTAAGACTCTTGTAGAGAAACAAAAAAGGTACAAAGTTTAATTCTTGTCTACTCTTGGGTAGTATTTGGGAGCACGAATTTTAaactttatatttaaatttggatgaaattagacaaatttcaaaataattgtaTACATCGTCTTATCCAAATATAATACAACACCAAATTGAGGATCTCTCCAAACATGAGTTTAGCTATACATCTGTGTTTAAGTCTTATTCATATGGGTCTTTAGGAGTATTAAGGTAGTTTGTTAcatatgatctttgtatacaattAAAAAACTTAAAAGGGTCTGGGATCTACGGGGCATAGCCCACATGGCAATCAGTCATGAAGAATACAATCTCTGCAGTGTTCAAATTAATAGTTACCACATTTGGTGAATGAAGAAGCTTCAAACTCTAGTTTTGACCCTTTATGGGGTTGGTGGTCTCAAAGGCTACTTActtgagaaagaattaaagttgggTAAGGACTACTGAGATAGTATATTCTTCAGAGAAATGAGATCACAACTGATGTCCTCTTGTGTTAGTTTTCTGTCCATAACTCAATAATAAAGTTTCTGCAGATAAGCATTTTCTTACCTTTTCTTTTGTAGCCACCAGCTGGCCGGAAGTGTTTTCCTCTTTTCTTGTTTTCTACTCATCTAACAAACGACAATGCATTCTTTTGATCTTATCATTTCTTTTTTTGGTACAAATAATGGACCACCATAGAACAACTTTGGTACATAATTGTTGGAGAATAGGTGGGTTATAGAGGTGATGTCTAAaatacataacccaaaaataaacctttCCTAAGTCCAATTAACACtaagtagaataattaattatCCAAAAATAGAAATACATAACAACCAAACACATAAAATCAGTCATgcaatcacaaaaaaaaaaaaaaaataccaagatTTACGTAGGAAACCTTTCGAAAAAACCATAGGACCAAAGTCCACTTCCCATCTTCCACTATTTCAAATTAGTCCCTAGTTAAAGTTAGAAGCATATATCAACAAAAAtcatcaaaaatcacaaattTTTGGCATAGAAAAATAATATTAGCCGTCACAAGTGGAATCAAAGTTGAATGAGAAATGGAGAGGTCTCACCCAAAATAAGGGTTGTTGTCCAAGTTATGAAACCAAAGTTAGAAAACTCCAAATGACAATCAGGCCAACCAAAATGAAGAAGAATGAGTCATGAATAACCTGACAAAATTTAAACTCAATCGGATAAAAAATCACCATCCGATCTTCAAGATCAAGCTGACTGTATAAACACATTTAATCTTGAATTTTTAGCAAATAATTTTATTCTTTTCCTCACTCTTTCTTAGCTGCCCTAAGGATGCACTATGCTCTCTTTCTCTACAGCAAtagattcccaaaaaaaatatttattttcttctcaAAAAATAACCCTCCATCTTTCAAAGAAACTTACACTTCAACTAATAAAGAATCACTCCATTTCAAAACATAAATGCTTTATATTTCTACTTGGACATGAATTCTACTTTATTAACCAAGACTTTCAAGAACTCAAATATACATGTACTCCAAACAACAATAATTTTCTACACACTATATATAGGAAGCAGCAGCTTCAGTAGAAAGAAGGCTAAACATCACCACATCTCTAGTTTTCCCCTTCACAGTGAGATACTTCCTCAGAACACCTTCCCTCTTGAACCCAGCCTTCTCCAGCACCCTCTGCGATCCCCGGTTATCGGCGTCGACTAGAGCTTCGAGTCTCTCCAAGTGCGGCCACTCCCGGAAAATGGTCGAAGCCACCATTTTGGCGGCCCGTGTGGCGATCCCTTTGCCCCAGTACTTGTAGGCCAGGACATACCCAAGTTCACTTCTGCACCTATCAGTGGCATTAGAATTTGAAGTCACTGAAATAGCCCCAATTGCTTTGTTGTTGAGGCAAATGGCCCTGAACCATGGGTGAGGAATGACGGTGTTGTTTATGTAGTTCATGGCATCTTCTTTGGAGGTGTAGGTGTCCCAACTGCAGAAGGGGGTCACCCTTTCATCTGCAGCCCACGCCATGAAATCATCGGCATCGGAGAGATCCATCGGCCGGAGGGAGATCTCCGGGAATTCGCCATCCCCTTCAGCCTTTTCCTCTGTTATGAGACAGGTCGTTCCCTCCATTGTGTGTTCTCCTTGGCAGTATGATTGTAAGCTAGTTTTTTTGATGGATTCCTCTTTATATATAATGTACCGGAGGTCTGAGAATTAAGACATCAAAATGGAATTCCCCAGTCTGAGAAGGAACTGAGAAAGAGGCAAGAAGAAATTGCTTGGAATTTGAAGGGGGGATGGGACACAATTGGGTGATGTATTGATTGGGTGGTGGGAAAAGGGCGTATATGTATCTCAATATTTAATGGAGTTATGGGGAAAGGAGGACCGAGTGTGTGGGAGTGCCTCTGTTGGCCGCCTTGGTTGACCATTTCTCTTAGTCTTATaactccaaaaccctaatacAGAATTTTCATAATTAACATTTTTTGTtcaattaaatgaataaaaattaaatttaatataacaGACACAATTTACTAACAGTAAGATCAAATTATATATGTACTAATTCCTTGATTTTGTCAAGAGGGAAATTCATTTAACAAATTCATTAAATTCATCCTCTTCAGATTCTTGAAATATGTAATTCAATTTATCTAATCAGTACCCATTCTCACTTTTAAACACTTTTATAGGCTTTAGTCAATtgatcaaattaaaaaaaaaaaaagatttagtttattttgGTAAAAAATCACAACATTCGAATTTTTAGTTGCCTAAATAATCTAGCTTAACTTTGAAATTCATTTGAATATTTAATCATCCAATGCAAACTTTGTCAACATTTTATTATAGTTACAATTCTCAAAAGACAAAACAAATAAATTTAGAAACTTTTGAGGGTTTTGTTAGCATATGAACCGATAAACAATTTCATTAAAATACACTTAGCCTAATCAATTAAAACCACCTTTAAAGACAAATTGAAGAGCGTTTTTAACTTTATAATAATTTTGTTGAGTTGTAATTCATATTCAGAAGACATACACATGAAGGTTGTTACGAATTAAAGTCATGGTGCAATACAATTGTATATGATATGAGAGCATTGTATATTAGAGTCATGGTATAATACAATTGTATATCATACGATGGTCCGGTACAATATGTTAGAGTTATATATATAATGTGGGGTTTCATATGAGGCAATATATACACATTGTAGCCGAGGATTGAAACCAGAACTCAAAAAGCAATTTttcattgatagtgaaaattgtaAGAACTCCGTAAATGTAGATatattgtcgaaccatgtaaatttgtgttcttcttcttcctttaattttctctaatttttgtaTTTACTGTGTGCTTGCAAGCATAATTTTAGGGTATAATTTTCTTAACAATTAGTATGACAGTTCGAATTGGGTTCAAGTGTTTATGCATGCATTCCTACAGATGTTGATCCCGTAGAAGAGGAGCAATGGATCCTACAAATGCTAATCCCATAGATGAGTGGACTCCCTTGATTTCATGCTCTTTTCTATGATTAAGTAGTAGCTCATAGGATTGCATGACATGAAGGTGAtaggtttaaatttttgggtcaaacTGGTGCttacccatgtatatcaagctcaCCCATGAGCTCCCAATTTCAacaaattaaagttttatatCCAAAACTCATTAACACTATTAAGTCATCAATCcattttaaattgaaaaaaaaaaaattttggtgcTTATTAATTTAGGCTAAAAATCAAGTCTTTTAAATCTTTGGTGTGTAATAATCAAGTCTTCTAGGTCTAGCTGCATTAATCAACATATGCAAACTTTTTGAagattataaatttataataacAATTCTAATTTCTCAACGAACATGAGATATTTAAGGCTCATGTATTAGTGAGACCATGAGATTCGATTCAACTAACCTTAGTTGTACATTGAAGTTTAAGTCATGTGTATGTGTAGTTCCTCTTTCATGCCTATATCTATTATTTTGATATATTAGTTCTTGAAAAACATGTAgtctttttatattgatttgaTTAATAATACGTTTGGGaaaatagattttggaatttGGATTTACATTTGGATAGATTTAGATaagttttaatataattttatataacattttatccaaattcaatataaatttgaatttaaaatctcTCCAAATTTAGGATCAgagtaattaaaatataaaaatatttgagttgACGTACGACTAATTCTAAGTTACTGTCAAGCTTCTCTTATATTTAAATCTATACATATTATATGCCCCAACTCTAAGTTTCTTATCAACTATATTCACTTATGCCAATTTGATTACCCACCTGCaaaaataatcaatgcacaataTACAATTTACGACCCGAGACAATAGCATAAAAAAACTTTATGAATCCATAAAAGGAATTATTACTATTTCCCAAATTCATAATATGAGAATGCTCATTCATTTTCTATTCCATATTTGATGGAATAATATAAAATTTGCATAAGCCACTTCTTTATAAATAAACAAATTTCTATACAATTGAATTTATTATATCTTAATTCTACTTCATTATTTTTATTCCTAGGAATGTATCAGAATGAATACCAAGTACCAACGCCCCTGGTGGAGAAGGCAATCTCTGCAATGTTCAAAGAATTGCCTCATACGCCGAGGGGCTGAGGCTTCAAACTCTGAGAGGATACTCGATGAGGGAGTTGGGTTTGCAGTGAAAATTAAGAAGGCTGAGAAAGCACATTCTTCATAAAGGTGAGATCAAAGATGTCTTCTCGTATATATAGCTCGCTGCCTCCAGAGATGATATAAGATTTTTGATAAACACGTTCTTACCTTTTTCATTTGTTTCCATTTGGAGttgtttttcttagtttttctttttttcttgtgtTGTGCTGGTCATCTATCAAACGAAGCATTCCAttgattttttcatttcttttggGCACAATCGCTGATCTTATCTTCTTAAATACTACAAACAGTAGTGGACAACCATATATAGAACTACTTTAGTATATAATTTTCTACACACTTAGCTAGGAATAGGATGCTGCAGCATCAGTGGAAAGAAGACTAAACATCACCATGTCTCTAGTTTTTCCCTTGAGAAAGAAATACTTCCTCAGGACCCCTTCCCTCATGAACCCAGCCTTCTCCAACACCCTCTGCGAGCCCCGATTATCGACATCGACTAGAGCTTCGAGTCTCTTCAAGTGCGGCCACTCCCGGAATATGGTCGAAGCCACCATTTTCACTGCCCAGGTGGCGATTCCGTTGCCCCAGTACTTGTAGGCCAGAGCATACCCAAGTTCCCCTCTGCACCTATCAGTGGTTTTAGAATTTGAAGTCACTGAAATAGCCCCAATTGCTCTGTGGTTGAGGCAAATGACCCTGAACCATGGGTGAGGAATGGCAGTGCTCTTTATGTAGTTCATGACATCTTCCTTGGAGGTGTAGGTGTCCCAGCGGCAGAAGGAGGCCACCCTTTCATCTGCAGCCCACACCATGAAATCATCAGCGTCGGAAAGGTCGATTGGCCGGAGGGAGATTTCTGAAAATTCACCCACCCCTTCAGCTTTTTCCTCACAGATTGTTCCCTCCATGTATGTTTTGGTAGCTAGCTAGTATGATTGTAAGTTGAGGATATGGTTGAGTGATACTAGCCAAGCATGTTCCTGATCTCTCCTGATAATTATAATGTAGCCAATTAAGAAATGAAAAAGGCTGTACCCAGTgtacaaggctcccactttgagtggggtctgggagaAGGAAGTAGGAAAGATCCCAGAAGAAAACATTTGGATTACTCAAATTTCCATTGCTTGAGTGGTGAGGAAAAGACCGGAAGGGCATATATCTATATGTTTAATAGATGAAGGAGGACCATGTCTGCAGCTGTGCTCCTATTggccccccccctctctctctctctctctctctctctcatggagAAAAATGCACGGGTATGGGGCCATGGTTATAGGAAGAGAGTGGAATTGTCAATTTGGGCTGACCCTTCTGGGCCTGGGAAAATAGGACAGGTGGGGTGTGGCCCATtagcatattatattttattattctaagatttttaaaaattaaatggtTAACTTGACGGAGGCACTTGTCTAACTCTACTCCTCAAAACGATTTAGTGGTGGAGTCATGGATCATCTTGCTGAGCATTGTCCATTTTTCTAGCTCACAAagttagttatatatatatatattgtaaaaatctaCTTTATGTCTATTTATTATAGTCATGATTATCTCTATAACAAGAATGTGCAGTCTGAAAATTGGATTTAGATGGCTGACTCAAACTAAATCAAACAGTAAAAtataagtgagatttttcctattaagttcAGATTCAGAATCAGGTGTACATTCAAGAGAAATTTACTATTCTGTAAAACCACTCTATAAATAGTATGAATgcactgtataaactgtaatctGTAAGCTAGCTACAGTACTGAACATATGTAATTATGTGATCTTTGAGTCATAAGGGATCTTAAAAACATACTATTATACCATTTATATAATTTGGTACATATCAAAACACTTACTGAGATTGGGACATTACGTATCGTCGTCCCCTAATTCAGTAAGCCTTCAGGCTAAAATCTTGAGAATTGAGATGTTACGTATCACCGTTTCCTTTTACCTTGATTCCaccaaatttaatttaaaaaaaatccttGTATTTATACTTTATGCAATTAaaacaatattatgaaaattgtatatataatttttgcaataaaatgaaCATCATAAAAATTTTACCATAATTTAATTGTTTTGTAAAACATACAACATAATTTAACAAACTCATTTTACAtgattttcgtgttaaaaatattttcttgaatagaaaataataatgatgtaAATTATCCAAAGGAATTATAACATttcttaacaaaaaaataaacgcaagtatattaaaaataaaactgatataataaaatacacatataaataaacttaaataaaattttaataaaaatctaacataatcaaatttacttatcttTACTTAATCTTATAAAAATGTAACAACAAATTTTACTTTCTAAAATGAGATTTAGAAAGAGTGAAGGAATAAGAATTTTTTTAACtatattcaaaaaaattcttcttcttccactaatTCATTCAgtcactttttcttttctttttttgaacgTGAGTTTTAGGAACCTTTTATTTATAggtaatttcaaatttttattattattttattaataaattatatattttttaagcgCGAGGAACACGCTCTTGCcgttttattattataatatattatatcatatatattaaaATCATGCAGCCGAAATCCTTGACCTTTATACATTTACTGTATAAAGTTAtctatgtatatttatataagcatcactatctatctatatatatttatataaatgtcACTatctaatatattttatataattgtAATTGTAATGAATGAAAGAATGTGAGCGACGCATCCACATTCTCTCttattatatatatcattattaaacacattattttattatttattaggaAGAAGAAGCAAATTACTTGTAGGTCTCACATAGTCTTGTCAGCCTTACATAATTCTAATAGGCCCACATAATTTTGTGGATCTCATATGCGCTGGATGTGAGAATGATCACGAGACGACTTAatgtattatataataattatatatttgcatgcaGGTAGGAATGTATATAGTAATGCTCAAGATGACCCCTTATATCACGAAATTTATGAAGAGTATGCaagaatacctatattattattattttatcatatttttctaCTATATATGTcggtcaaaataatattttaaatatatatacttatatatgtaCACCAATTATGTCTActctatttatcttatgaaatttcactttgatcaggctgacctctagggagcgactgaatCGTAATgatctctaagcactcgcttagataaagtttttcttaagcatcaaacatagAATTAAAGATCCTAACAGATAAACCCATAGGGTGTGATTCAGGTGGTAGTGCGAAATGCAGGAGTGTCTTTCACaagatcaggtgttcaaaccctcccgggttcgtttccgcccctggactTCTGAATTTACCCTCCATTTGGAGTTGTGggatcaacttcaaggggcgcatgATTAGTCATGTGGATCATAAAACAGCCACGTAGTAACCCAGTGCGTTATCCCAAGGATCCTAACAaataaatacaattgtattaatACTAACTTAATgaccatctttattattttattattattattatgctctactcgtatatatatttttggggttattacatactAAGATTGACTTCTGTTGATTAATTGTTAATTTGAGtcctattaattaattattagttTTTTAGAGATTATTTGTATGGTCATAAGATTTTGAGTTTGAAACTATAGAATAAAAAGTAGAATCAAAATTATTGTAGTACTGGCAATAAATTGAAGAAAACATGATGTACAAAGATAAAAACAGAAGAGGAGGATGAAAAAGACGAAAGAAAAGTGAAGATAATGGTGGCGATATAGTGAATGGTCGCTATATTGTCAATATCATAATCAAACCAGACAAGGATAATCGTGATACTGTTTGATACTTCAATTTCATCACTTTCAAAACGTACTCAAGCCATCCAATTGCAGAGGGGTGTCGAAACATCCACGTCCAACATGAAGATATTGATAAACCCTTTCTTAAATTTGAATAGTCTCTTGATTTTTGGAGTTGATTCTAAGAAAATTTGATTTTATGGCTTTTATTAGAGTGTTCGATTGCAAAAGAGTCTCCAAACGAGCAACGTGAAGATGTCAATAAACCTCTTCTCAAGTGTGAACAATCGTTTCATTTTTAGAATTAATTTTGAGAAATTAAATTggttttattactttcattagggtattcaattttattcaaagTGTAATTGGTTTTCCAATCGATCTGGACATGTTAATTTGGTATGTGACAATTTAAATtaagttttgaatttttcaacTTTTGTTCTCTAATTTTACTAGTAACAAAATTTCAGTTTttgattttttgtaatttttaattgaattgaaattaaattaattttatgacTTTCATTTAAAGTGTTTAATTTTATTCGCAATATAATTGATTTTTGAATCGATTTGGACAAGTTGAATTTGGACTGTGATAGTTTAAGCTATGTTTCAAGTTTTTCATCTTATGTTCTCTAATTTTCCTAGCAATGGAGTTTCaagttgtaattttttttttttcgtaattttaaatttaatatttttattaaataaaggtatctctgatttttttttttttactaataaaattttatttgtgtttatattcATTTATCTCCTACATTAAAATTGTCATTCCTTATACGTGCAATCTTATTATAGGCAcgtgttggagtgtcaagcttcaTTGAAGGAA
This genomic stretch from Malania oleifera isolate guangnan ecotype guangnan chromosome 3, ASM2987363v1, whole genome shotgun sequence harbors:
- the LOC131151004 gene encoding uncharacterized protein LOC131151004 — protein: MEGTICEEKAEGVGEFSEISLRPIDLSDADDFMVWAADERVASFCRWDTYTSKEDVMNYIKSTAIPHPWFRVICLNHRAIGAISVTSNSKTTDRCRGELGYALAYKYWGNGIATWAVKMVASTIFREWPHLKRLEALVDVDNRGSQRVLEKAGFMREGVLRKYFFLKGKTRDMVMFSLLSTDAAASYS
- the LOC131151003 gene encoding uncharacterized protein LOC131151003; translated protein: MEGTTCLITEEKAEGDGEFPEISLRPMDLSDADDFMAWAADERVTPFCSWDTYTSKEDAMNYINNTVIPHPWFRAICLNNKAIGAISVTSNSNATDRCRSELGYVLAYKYWGKGIATRAAKMVASTIFREWPHLERLEALVDADNRGSQRVLEKAGFKREGVLRKYLTVKGKTRDVVMFSLLSTEAAASYI